The Corynebacterium atypicum genome contains the following window.
ACTCAAACTCGGCGATCTTGTCTTCTTCGCGCAGCGTCAGCCCGATGTCGTCGAGCCCCTCCAAAAGCCGCCAGCGGGTGTAGTCGTCGACGTCGAAGGGGTAAACGGCCTCGCCTGCGGTAACCGTGCGGTCTTCCAGGTTGACCGTGAGCTTCAGCCCTGGCTCGGCCTCCATCTGCTTCCACAAAAGCTCGATGTCTGTTTGGTCCATCAGCCCTGCGAGCAGGCCTGACTTGCCGGCGTTGCCGCGGAAAATATCCGCAAAGCGGGCGGAGAAGACCGCTTTGAAGCCGTAGTCTTTCAGTGCCCACACGGCGTGCTCGCGCGAGGACCCGGTGCCAAAGTCCGGGCCGGCGATCAGAACGGAGCCGTCACGGAAGGCCTCCTGGTTGAGCACAAAGTCCGGGTCGTTGGCTCGCCAGCGGGCGAAGAGGCCGTCTTCAAAACCGGTGCGCGAGACGCGCTTCAAGTAGACGGCGGGGATGATCTGGTCGGTATCGACGTTGGACGCCTTCAGCGGGACACCCACGCCGGTGTGCGTGGTGAATTTCTCCATGGTCCTTGGGGCTCGATTCTGATGCGGGACGTGATGTGCGTGCAGACGGCAGCTGGGGTGGTTAAAGGGGGCGATGAGGGCGGTCTATGTGAGGTCCGCTGGACTAGCCAGGTGCCCCGTGATCGCGGTGGCGGCTGCCACCAGCGGGCTGACTAGGTGGGTGCGCCCGCCGGGTCCTTGGCGCCCTTCGAAATTGCGGTTCGATGTCGAGGCGCTGCGCTCTCCTGGGGCAAGCTGGTCGGGGTTCATCCCCAGGCACATCGAGCACCCGGCGGTGCGCCATTCCGCGCCGGCTCGCGTGAAGATCTGGTCCAGGCCTTCCTCTTCGGCCTGCTTTTTCACCTGTGCCGACGATGGCACCACCAGCATCCGGGTGTGCTCGTTGACCTGCTGGCCGTCGAGGATTTTCGCCGCCTGGCGCAGATCCTCGATGCGCGCGTTCGTGCAGGAGCCCAGGAACACGGTGTCGATGGCGATATCTCGCAGCGGCGTTCCGGGCTTCAGGTCCATGTACTGCAACGCTTTCTCGGCGGCGGCCTTCGCGGCGTCGTTAGTAAAGCTCTCCGGATCGGGTACCTTTTCGCTCAGCGGCAGACCCTGCCCCGGGTTGGTGCCCCAGGTGACGAAGGGGGTCAGCTTGTCGGCGTCGAGGTGGACCACCGTGTCAAACTCAGCGCCTTCATCCGTGGGCAGCGTCTTCCAGTAGGCCACCGCGTCGTCCCAGTCCTTGCCTTTGGGCGCGAACTCGCGCCCCTTCAGGTACTCGAAGGTCGTCTCGTCGGGTGCGATCATGCCGGCCCGGGCGCCCGCCTCGATGGACATGTTGCAGATGGTCATGCGCGCTTCCATCGACAGGTTGCGAATGGCCTCGCCGCGGTACTCGATGATGTGGCCCTGGCCGCCGCCGGTGCCAATCTTTGAGATGATCGCCAGGATGATGTCTTTGGCGGTCACGCCCTCGCGCAACGTGCCCGTAACCTCGATGGCCATCGTCTTGAACGGCTTCAGGCTGAGCGTCTGGGTGGCCATGACGTGTTCGACTTCGCTGGTCCCGATGCCCATGCCGATCGAGCCAAACGCGCCATGGGTCGAGGTGTGCGAGTCGCCGCACACGATGGCCATGCCAGGCTGAGTCGCTCCGGTCTGGGGGCCGACGGTGTGCACGATGCCCTGCTCGGCGTCACCCATGGGGTGCAGGCGCACGCCGAACTCCTCGCAGTTCTTGCGCAGCGTGGCCACCTGAGTGCGCGAGGTCTGGTCCTTAATGTCCAGCAGGTTTCCGCCTATCACCCCCACGGTGGGCACGTTGTGGTCCTCGGTGGCCAGGTGCAGGTCCGGACGCCGGATACGCCGGCCCGCCATTCGCAGTCCCTCGAAGGCCTGGGGGCTGGTGACCTCGTGGAGCAGCTGGAGGTCGATGTAGATCAAATCCGGCTCGCCGTCTTGCCCTGCGACGACGACGTGGTCGCGCCAGACCTTCTCGGCCAGGGTCAGTTTTTCCGCCATGGCTATCGCACCTCCCGTGCTATATCTCAAATAGTAAGACTACTGTATCACTTGTTGAGATGCTCACGCCATTCGGGATCCCACGTCGCGGATCTCGGCGCCCATCCGGTGCCCACCCAGCGCCTATCCGGCCCCATCCGGCGCCGACTCACGGGAGCAGACCCGCGCCACGCCGGTCCACAGATCGGAATGTTAGTATCACGGTATGGGAACGTCTCGCCAATCGGGAATCAAGGTCCTCGACCGCGCCGCGCTTATCCTCACCGCAGTCTCACAGCAGCCACGCACCCTGGCAGAGCTTTGCGAAGCCACGGAGCTACCCCGGGCGACGGCGCACCGGTTAGCCACCGCCCTCGAGGTCCACCGTCTCGTGGTGCGCACCCGCGACGGGCGCTGGACCACAGGCCCAATGCTCAGCCAACTTGCTGAAGGCTCTGACACACTCATTAGCGCCGCCGAGCCCATCATGGAAAACCTGCAGCGCACCACCCATGAATCTGTGCAGCTCTACCGGCTCACCGGAACCTCGCGCACCTGCATCGCCGCTCGCGAGCCGGTAGCCGGCCTCAACAACATCGTCCCCGTGGGCACCCAGATGCCCCTTTCCGCCGGCTCCGCCGCGCGCGTCTTCATGGCCTGGGCAAGCGAGGAACTCGCCGACACGATCCTACCCACCGCGCGGTTTACCGCCGCCGAACTTACAGACGTGCGCTCGAGCGGCCTTAGCGAATCCGTCTCCGAGCGGGAGGTCGGGCTCGCCAGCGTCTCCGCCCCCGTCTTCGGACCCACCGGCGAGTTGACCGCCGTGCTCTCCGTATCCGGGCCCGCGGACCGCCTGCAGCCCTCCCCGATCCAGGCGCATGGTGACGAGCTGACACAAGCCGCCCAACAGCTTTCCAGTGCGCTTTAGCGCCCCCGCGAGCAATCCATAAGCCCACGCACCGCCAGTCTGCACGTTTCCTACCCCGTGCATACCTTTCCTCAGCAGTTCACTGAAACCCAAGAACGTCGCCATTAACTGCACTTTTACGCACGTACCGTCCAGAGAATGGCAACCGAATCACAGCCCGAAACAGGCGATTTCGAGCACGAGTGCAAAAATCAACCAAACGGGGTCAACCGGCGCGGATTCCTCAAAACCGCAGTACTAGCTAGCGGCGCCCTGGCCGGCACCTGGACAATAGGCCAGCACCTGTTCCCGATGCACGCGGCAGCAGAGACCTCCAAGATGTACGTCGGACGCGGCATCGGCGATATGACCGGCGAGCCCTTCGGCGCGGGCATGAACGGGTACGCCGCCTTCAAGCAGCGCGGCATCGGCCTGCACCTGCGCCAGCGCGCCCGCGCGTTCATCTTCGCCGACTCCCCAGAATCCCCGCGATTTGTGCACGTCAGCGCAGAGATCGGCTTGGTCTTCCAGTCCATCCAGCAGGAGGTGCTGCGCCGCCTGGCCAACGAGTTCGGCGGGCTCTACCACGAGGGCAACGTCGTCATCGCCGCCACCCACACACACTCCGCTCCCGGCGGCACCTCCGGGCACGCTATGGTTGACCTCTCCATGCTGGGCTTTCGCCCCGTCACCTTCGAAGCCAACTGTGCCGGCATTGTCGACGCCGTGCGCATGGCCCACCAGGACTTCGCGGCGTCGGAAGTCGGGATCACCTCCGCAGAGCTTTTCGACGCCGGAGCCAACTGCTCCCGGGAGTCCTTCGAGCGCGACACCCCCGAAGAGCGCAAGCACTTCCCGCAGGCCATCGACCCGCGCTCACAGTCCCTGCAGATCACCCGCGGTGGCAAGCTCGTCGGCGTGCTCAACTGGTTCTCTGTCCACGCCACCTCAATGACCAGCCACAACCGCTTCGCATCCTCCGATAACAAGGGCTACGCGGCACTGCACTGGGAACGCGAAGTAGCCGGCTGCGACTACCTTTCGGGCAAGACCCCGGAGCTGATCACCGCCTTCGCCCAGGCCAACCCCGGCGATATCACCCCCAACCTGGATCTCAAGCCCGACAAAGGGCCCACCGACAACGAATGGGCCAACACCAAGATCATCGGCCAGCGCCAGTTCAACGCCGCGTTCAAGCAGGTTGACCAGAACGTCCGCCCCTTAGGCGGCGGCGTGGACATCAGATACAAGTGGGTCGACATATCCACAGTCGAGGTGCGCGCCGAGTTCACCGGCACAGGCAAGACGGAACACACCGCCATCGCTGCGCTGGGCGCCTCCTTTGCCGCCGGCAGCCAGGAAGACGGCGGCGGCGACGACCTCATCTTCAACGAGGGCGCACGCGGTGGCAACCCCGAGGCCAAAGCGCTGCTCGACTTGATCGTCCCCGAGTGGCTCCGGGCCGCCCACGGCGCCAAGGACGTGTTGCTTCCCGCAGGGCTAGTCCCCAACGCCATCCAACGCGTCTTCACCTTCCACCTCGTGCGCCTCGGCGGCCACTACATCTTCGCCCTCGGCTTTGAGCCGACCATCGTTACCGGGCTTCGCATCCGACGGCTCCTGGCCGGCAAATTCGGCGTCGACGAATCGAACGCCACAGTCCAGGGCTATAGCAACGCCTACGGGCACTACCTGGTCACCCCCGAGGAATACGAGGCCCAGAACTACGAGGGCGGCGCCTGCGCGTTCGGGCCGTGGTCGCTGCCCGCGGTCCTCCAAATTGCTGCGGAACTTGCAGACTCCATGATCACCGGCGCGCCGAACGACCCCGGGACGTCGGAACGCGACCTCACCGGGATCATCCCCGCCTCGCCCATCGGCAACCCAGTGGTAGACACCCCGCCGCCGTTCAGCTCGTTCGGCGCCGTGCTCGAGGCGCCGGATGCTGAATACCGAATCGGTCAGCGTGCCGCCGTGAAATTCGCGGCCGCCCACCCCAACAACGATCTGCGGCGCGGCGATACCTATCTGCGCGTCGAACGCCACGAAGGAGCAGATTGGAAGACGATTGCCGACGGCGGCGACTGGTCCACCATGATCTTCTTCGAATGCATCGCCACCGTGACGAAAGCCTTGGTCACCTGGGACATCCCCGAGGGCACCGAGCCCGGCGAGTACCGGATTGTCTACACCGGATCAGGAAGGAAACTCGGCGGGGAGCTCTTCGACGTGCGCGGCGAAAGCCCAGCCTTCCGGGTCCGCTAAGCCTGGTGCGGGGCCGCGGCCCCTGCCCGCCCGGGCGCTCGCGGCGTCGATAAGCAGCCCGGTGCGAGCGCCGGGGCAAGCGGCGGCTACGCCTGCACGGGCTCTGCGATAGTCACGATGTTGTCGGCATAGCCCAGGGGGCCGCCCACAAATGCCCCGCCGCAGGTAACCATCACCAGAGAATTCGAACCGTAGAAGTCGTTGACCTCCGGAGGCATCTGGCCCGTCTTCGGGATCCGGTAGGGCTTGCGGGTCACCTTGAACTTGTGGGTTTCACCGCCGTGGACCACCACCACCTCATCACCCTCGTTGAGCTGGGTGAACTGGTACGCGAAGCCCTCACCCTGGCCCTCGTAGTTCACATGGCCGGTGATGACAGACGACCCCACCGCACCAGACTCCCCCGGGACCGCCGAAGCCGAGTACCAGCCCAGCCGCTGCACGTCTTGCGGAGGCACCAACATGCCGGTATCGGTCACCTGAATGGGATCGACTTCCGCGGTCCGGCCGTTGATGGTTAACGTCATCCCGTTCACCCTGGAAGGGTCACCCGGAGCTACGTCCAATTCGTGATTCTGCATGCCGGAAGTATCGACGTAATTGCCGGCATTTTTACCACTCGAGGTCAGTTTATCTAGGCCGCCGAACCCCACCATGAATAGGGCAGTCAACGCGACGAGGACAACTGCCACCACGCCGATGATAATGGCGGTCTTCCGACCGTTTTTCGGCGTTGCATGAAGATTCCCCATTTTATCCTTCGCTTCAAGCATTTAAAGTGTAGATATGACTAGGCGATTGCTGCCGGCGCGCCGCCGGCGGCAATCGCCAGTACCGCCCTATGACAGGCGAGGATTCGAAGCAGCCGGAAAGACTACTTCACGTCGATGAACTGCTCGACGCCGCCATCGTGGTGCTCAGCACCGGACGGAATCGCAGTAATATCGCGCCGGATGCTATCCACGGGCACCGGGATGCCCTTATCCGGAACGACGGGCGTCTCCTTCGGCTTCGGCTTCGGCTTCTTGCCCGGGGTCGTGCTCGTCGTCGGAGCCGGCGTCGGGCTCGGGCTCGGGGTCGGCGACGGGGTCTCCGTCGTCTTTTCCGAGTGGACCGTCTGCGACTCGGCGTCGATGTCCTCGTGCTGGGCGATCTGGTTATCGTCGGAGTAGTCGTCCGGCGTCTCCTTGCCCTTCTCCGAGTTGTGGCCCTTCTCATCCACTTCAGTGGAGGTCAGGCGCTCGAACACGACGGCAGCTTCAACCGGCTCAGTCACGCCCTTATCGACGGTGATCGAAACGGTCACCTCGCCGGATTCGGACTCCGGGGTGAAGGTCAGCTCACCGGAGCCGAGCGCGCGGTCCTTGTTCGCCTTGTCGACCAGGGTGCCGGTCAAGGTGTACTCCTTGCCGGGAACCAGCCCGGAGTAGCTGACCACATCCTCGACGACGGCACCGGACTTGACCACGTTGCCCTCGCCGGTGAGCGTAGCCTGGGTGCCGATTTCCGGGATCCGGTCTTTAAACTTCAGCCCGCGCTGATCAAAGGTGATCAGGCGCTGGGCGCCCATAAAGACGCGGCCGTCGCCAAGCGCTGGCTCCACCACGACGATGTAGGCATCCTCAGCGGCCTCCGGAACATCTCCACCCTCGGTGGCGATGATCGTCGCACCCTGAGCAACGAAGCCAGTCATCTCGGTGAACTCCGCGTTGGAAGCACCCTCGTACCCGGTGCCACGGATCTCTCCGCTGAGCACGCGAGCAGCGACGTTCTCGCCCGGACCGGTAGCCATGAGGGCTTGCAGGTACAGGTTGTAGTGCCTGGTCTTGGTGTAGTTGCCGGCCTTGAAGGACTCCAGCAACTTGTAGGTGACGTTAATAGCAGCATCCTTGCGGTCAGCAGGAATGTCGAGCTTGTGCGCGTTTTCTTTCTTCCAGGCGGCGTGATGCCCCCGGCCGTCAACCGGACTCGGCTTACCGAGGTCGATGCACCAGCCGAACCCCATGTTGTTCTGGGGGTTTCCCGGACCTTGTCCGCCATTGCCGCCCCAGATAAGGTAACCATAGTTGGTCAAGACCTGGGGACCATTGGGAATGGGGGCAGCATCATAGTTCGGGGTGAACAGCGATTCACCCGTTTCTTCAGCCACGGCACGGGGGCTTGCGACCCAGCAGGTCATCGCAAGGGCGACGACGCTAACGAGGAGAATCGCTACCCGCACTGCCGCCTGGGACAGTTTACATAAGGCCATTCAATAGCTCTTTCTTTTAGGAGCGATGGTCGCAACGGCCCATGACTCCACGCGAAAACTGGGGCCATTAACTGGGGCGACACTGGAATATCGCCGCCAAGACCGCGTGCGACCTGGACAGCCACCAAAAGCGCAGGAAAGGCATTTTCCGCAGCTCCCCGGCAGCTAGATGGAACGTTATTGGATCGCGAGATGGATAACAAATACTTTCCTACTAATTAAGTGCCTACTTATTCCTTGCCAATTCCTAAGACGTTTTGGAAAGCTACCATCTAACCGTTACCGTACCGTGACCTAACTTGATATTTAGATCGCCTACCTCGAGATACACGACCAGCGATTGGGCTCGGACGATTTACTTGCGCCTGGATTGATTAAATATCCGGAACTATTACGCGGCTCCGAGGAGCCATATTGCCGGTTTGAAATGCGTAATGATCCTACTTTTCTTACTTTCGATTGAGCTCACCATTGCAGTCGCGGTGCAGATTCACCCCCGGCCTTGCCCCCGCCCTCACCCACCGCTGCATCCACTCCCCCGCGACCGCCCCCGCCCGCTCCCTTTGCCTCCTGGTCGGATTCACTCGGTCGGATCCACGCCGCGAAGGTCGAGAGCACGCGCCCATTCGATCACGTAATCTCGACCAACGCAGGAGGCGCGGCGGGCCAGACCCCGGCGAGACGAAACCGCAGTCGGGCCAGACCGCGGCGGGGCGGGGCGAAAGCGCGAGGGTTGCTCGAGCGCGACGCAGCAGACGAAAGCGCCGGCCGAAGCATTTCGCTCCGGCCGGCGCCGCACGTACCCTGTACGGGATTTGAACCCGTGTTACCGCCATGAGAGGGCGGCGTCCTAGGCCCCTAGCCGAACAGGGCAGAAGCCTAAACCTAAACCAACCACGTGACCACGGCAGCCTCAGTTGGACTCGCACCACTTTAAAGCAATCGCGCAACAGGGACAAATCTGCAGTTCACAGGCGTTATCCCGTGAGTGAAGAAGACGACCTGCCCGCACCCAAACCGCAATCGCCCCGAACACGGTCTTGGGCAGAATAAGGCCCCGGTCTGGCGCTTCAACGAGCAGCCAGCTCCGGGGCGGGTGGACCACGGGCGGAAGTTCGAGCACTCGTGCGGCTCGAAAGCGGAAGTCTCTAGCGGTTGATCGCCGCGTCCGCGATATTCCTTTAGGATGTTGCCGGGCTGATCGAACGACTGGCCCGCGTGGTGAACGGTGACGTCATCAGCATCCTTTTCTTTTTTATCTCCGCGGTACTGCTCCTACTTCGCGCATCCCTAGCGCTTGGAAGTCAAGGATTACGGCTATGCACGCAGCCGGGAGAAAAGATGCGACTCATCGGCGGAACTTGCCTGCATACAGCCTCCTCTACGGGGTTAACCAACTTGATACTGCCAGCTTAGGTCGCCAGTTAACACGGTGCCAGCAATTTGTCGCATCGCCACCCCCGGCGCCGAAAAATCAGAGGTCAACGCCATCCGGGCACCTGGCGACGGTCACCCCCTCGCCACACAAACCGCCGACTGGCGGCCGCGATCTCTACATCGATCGCACCCCCGCGCGCCGCTTACTAATCGACGGCCGCCTCTCCCCCGCGCACACAGCCACCCTGCGGCCGCGCCGGGCCGACCTAGCGCCGCCGCTGCCGTTGAGCTGAAAGGGGTGCGCTGGGGGCGTCGGTAAGCAGTGTCCCCCACATCGCGCTGAACGTAGCCTGTGAGGCAGGCAGCCTGCTGGTAACCTTGCTGAATATGGACGTAAATGATCTGTCGCTCAAACTACATCGTAAATTTGGAGGCAAGATCGCTACCTCCTTGCGCGATGACGACCTGAACCGCGAGAAGCTCTCGGCCTACTATTCGCCGGGGGTCGCTGCCGCCAGCCGCGCCATCGAGCACGATCCAAAGCTGCTGCGCGATCTGACGTGGGTACGCAACCTCGTCGCCGTCATCTCCGATGGTAGCGCCGTGCTGGGCCTGGGCAACGTGGGCCCTAAGGCCGCCATGCCCGTTATGGAGGGCAAAGCGATGCTGTTTAAGCACTTTGCGGATATCGATTGTGTGCCCATCACCTTGGATGTGCACTCGCCCGATCAAATTGTGGCGGCGGTAAAGGCCATTGCCCCGAGTTTTGGGGCGATCAATCTGGAGGACATCGCGGCCCCGGTCTGTTTTGAGGTGGAAGATCGGCTGCGCGCAGAGCTGGATATCCCTGTTTTCCACGACGATCAGCACGGCACAGCGGTGGTTACTCTCGCCGGGCTCATCAACGCGTGCAAGATCACAGGCCGCAAGCTCGAAGATTGCCGCATCGTGATGATCGGTGCCGGCGCCGCGGGCGTATCGATTGCCGATCTGCTGCACCGCTACGCCGCCCCAGAGATCATCGCTGTTGATTCTCAGGGTGTGATCTCAAGCGACCGGACGAATTTGAATCGCTATAAGGAGCGGCTGTCCACGTACCACCAGTCGACGGTGCGCGATCTCCACGAGGCCCTGGAGGGCGCGGACGTGGTCATCGGCATCTCGCACAAGGACTTGCTCAAGCGCGGTGACATTTCGCGGATGGCAGATGACGCGATCGTGTTTGCGTTGGCTAATCCGGACCCGGAGATTATGCCGGAAGAGGCGCACGCGGGCGGGGCCGCCGTGGTAGCCACCGGGCGCGGGGATTACCCGAACCAGGTGAATAACGCCGTGGCGTTCCCGGAGATTTTCCGCGGCGCGCTTGATCACAAGGTCACCCAGATTACCGACGACCATCTCATCGCCGCCGCAGAGGCACTTGCGGCAACAGTGAAGGAGCCCACACCAGAGAAGGTGATACCGAGCGTGTTCGACGAGCACGTGGTTCCGGTGGTCGCGGACGCTATCCGGTAGCGTGCTCTAGTAAGAGAGCTGCCTTAACCCGCTAACGGGCGCATGAGGTAATTGAGCGCGGCTTCGAGTTGCTTCGTGCGCTCGAGGCCTGCGCGCACGGTGAGTTGGAAGCCGGAGAAAGCGGCGACAAAGGCGCGTGCTGCTTCTGCTGCGTCGATGTGCGAAGGCACCGATCCAGCTGCCTGGCCTGCTCGAATATGTTTGGTAAAGGCCGTTTCCAACAGGAGGTTGTCGGCGTCGACACGGGCGAAAACCTCGTCGTCTGAAGGGGCTAGCTCTGCGGCTTGATTAGTCGTCATGCATCCCAGGTTGTATGGGAAGTGGTGGGCGCCGTCGATGATCTCCTGGAAGAAGGTCCGGATTCCCTCTGGTGCGGGATGCTGTTCGAGGGTAGCTTCGAGCTTTTCAGTGCGTTCACGCCGGTAAAGATCATAGGCCTCGACGAAAAGCGCGTGTTTGCTACCAAAGGTGCTATACAGGCTGCTACGACTCAGCCCTGTTGCGTTGAGAAGATCTGCCATGGAGGTGGACTCGTAGCCACGCTGCCAGAATGTGCGCATCGCCTTGGCCAGAGCCTCCTCGCGATCGAATTCAGGTGCACGAGCCACGTGGCCCACCTCCTTGGTTGTGCCTAACTATCTCTAGTAAGGCATCAGTTTAGCCTTCGAGGAACCTCGCCAAGCGGTCGGTTGTTTGGATATCAACCTCTTGATTGGTGATGTCGTTCCGACTCATGACGGCCACGGCAACTTCACCAACCTGGTCGGCCGTCAGCCAGTTATCTTTACCGTTAGGCCGCGAGCGATTGACCACGGGTCCCAACATGAGCTCGTTTGCACGCTTAGCTAAACCGACCTCTTTTAGCTCGACGCTTAGGGCGCGACGCATCATGAGCCGCGCGGCGCCTTGCATGCTGACGATGCCTGAGTCCGGGTAGGCTTCGTGAGCTAAGAAGCCGGCGATCGTAGTATAGGAACCGTTGCTGGCCAGCTTCGGCACGAGGGCACGGAGGAGCGCCATGTGTGTGGTTGCCGGGCCTACAAACGCTTTCTGCCAGTCTTCTTGCGTGATGTCCCAAACTTTCTTGCCGTTCCACCATCCGCCCGCGATAGCAACGACGTGGTCGATACTCCCGAACTCATCGGTGATCGACTCGGCCATTGATGTTGCCTGATCGAAATCATAGTATCCCAACGTCTTCGTGTAGAGGTTGGTAGCGTCGTCTGATCCGATCAGACCGCGCAGCTCAGTGAGGCGTTCTGCGTTTCCACTGGGCACGATTACGTTCGCGCCGGCGCGCAGCGCGGCCCGAACTACGCCTTCACCAACATTTCCAGTCCCTCCGGGAACAAGAATATTGGCCCCGTCCAACGATTTAGACATTTAACCTCCTTCGAGTAAAAATGTTCGCCTGCCGGTTCTACTGATGCTCTGATTTAGCTATTTTCTGCTTGGACCGCCTGATAACTGGCAGCTAGATTGCCATAGAACGGTAGGTAGGTTCCCATAATTCTCCCCAACTCCCCTGCGCCTTCCGCACGCCAGTCACGCTGAAGTTCGGCAGCAACTGCTACCCACGTCATCGGGATTGCACCCGCCTGAGTGATACGCTGGACGGCGATTTCTTGAGTTAATTTGTTCCAGGTACCCGAAGCATCCACGACAACGTAGACCTCATAGCCTTCCTCCAGCGCAGATAGAGCAACGAAGGCTGCGCAGACTTCTGTCGAGACACCTGCAACAATCAATTGCTTGCGCCCGGTTTCTTTCACTGCTTTGACAAAGTTCTCATTATCCCAGGCGTTGATTTCGCCGGGACGGGCAACAACGGAAGCTTCTGGCAGCAGCTCCTCAATGACCGGTAGCACAGGTCCGTTTGGCCCGTCTGCGGCGCTGGTGGTGATCACTGCCGGCATGCCAAAAGCTTTTGCCGTCTCTGCGAGGCCTGTAACAGCGGCCATATATTCCGGCTGCGACTGGTCCTGGACACCGTTGGATAGCCCAGTCTGGTGATCGACAAACAGAAAAGCCGCAGTATCCTTCGATAGACGCTTGTGCGTCATGAGATCCTCCAAAATTCGAGTACCGTACTTCTAGAACGTTCCGGAACGAGCGTTCCGGTAGCTCACTGTAGCACATGATGGACCGATCGTTCCAAATCGTCCATACTGCCAGGTCAGCACAGATTTATCGCGGGCCTCCGGTTATGCCAGGCCCTTAGCAACGCCAGGTTCCACTATCTGCGGATTACCCGATACGGTAGCTAGGTGATTTGATCCATGACGTGCGAGGAGATCACCAGGGTGGGACCAGCGGCAGGTAGCCTGTAAAAGAGCTCCGAGAGTTTTACCAGGTCAAGTGGGGGCGAGGAGCCGACGGAGCCCATCCAAGAGGAGACGCGGAGAATTTCCGCCGAGTGCGCAGGTCTGCTCGGCGAGCGTTCCGAGCAAGCCGGTAGCGCTAGGCGATTTCGCCGACGAGGAGATCCTCGTCTATCTCGTAGAGAGAGTACTCACTGGCCTTGTCAACGGCGACCCGTAGGCGAGCATCAGGCTGGTGAGCTTGATGCCGTCAACAAGAATGATCTTGCCGTGACGATACCCAGCCGCGCTGCGCTCGGCACCAGCCAATACCTCGACAGGGTCAGCGGCGTCCTCGTTTGTTGGACCGCGCTAACCGGCCCCTCGTGTTTGCGGGCGGCGATCTCTTCTTGGTGCGCCCGCCACAACGTCCACTCCACCATGTCTTTCTCGGAATACTCCGACAGCGACCGATCATCTACGCCGCGCCCGTCCTCGGTGATGCGGAAGTGGCTACGTTTCGGGCGTTCGAGCAAGCCCCTCTGGGTGAGTGCCGAACAGGCCCAATCGATTCGGTTGACGTAGCAAAATTGGCCCGAGGGTATTTTTCAGCACAAACTGCCGCCGGCAGCCCCATGCGGTTAGCTACCATTTCGCATAGATCCCGCACCGCTCGCACTTGACCATCAGCAAGCACCCGCAGCACGATAGGCCGGAACTAGTCTATCGTTGGCGCATTATCGCCATCCATCTACCTCCTAGA
Protein-coding sequences here:
- the leuC gene encoding 3-isopropylmalate dehydratase large subunit produces the protein MAEKLTLAEKVWRDHVVVAGQDGEPDLIYIDLQLLHEVTSPQAFEGLRMAGRRIRRPDLHLATEDHNVPTVGVIGGNLLDIKDQTSRTQVATLRKNCEEFGVRLHPMGDAEQGIVHTVGPQTGATQPGMAIVCGDSHTSTHGAFGSIGMGIGTSEVEHVMATQTLSLKPFKTMAIEVTGTLREGVTAKDIILAIISKIGTGGGQGHIIEYRGEAIRNLSMEARMTICNMSIEAGARAGMIAPDETTFEYLKGREFAPKGKDWDDAVAYWKTLPTDEGAEFDTVVHLDADKLTPFVTWGTNPGQGLPLSEKVPDPESFTNDAAKAAAEKALQYMDLKPGTPLRDIAIDTVFLGSCTNARIEDLRQAAKILDGQQVNEHTRMLVVPSSAQVKKQAEEEGLDQIFTRAGAEWRTAGCSMCLGMNPDQLAPGERSASTSNRNFEGRQGPGGRTHLVSPLVAAATAITGHLASPADLT
- a CDS encoding IclR family transcriptional regulator, which produces MGTSRQSGIKVLDRAALILTAVSQQPRTLAELCEATELPRATAHRLATALEVHRLVVRTRDGRWTTGPMLSQLAEGSDTLISAAEPIMENLQRTTHESVQLYRLTGTSRTCIAAREPVAGLNNIVPVGTQMPLSAGSAARVFMAWASEELADTILPTARFTAAELTDVRSSGLSESVSEREVGLASVSAPVFGPTGELTAVLSVSGPADRLQPSPIQAHGDELTQAAQQLSSAL
- a CDS encoding neutral/alkaline non-lysosomal ceramidase N-terminal domain-containing protein — protein: MATESQPETGDFEHECKNQPNGVNRRGFLKTAVLASGALAGTWTIGQHLFPMHAAAETSKMYVGRGIGDMTGEPFGAGMNGYAAFKQRGIGLHLRQRARAFIFADSPESPRFVHVSAEIGLVFQSIQQEVLRRLANEFGGLYHEGNVVIAATHTHSAPGGTSGHAMVDLSMLGFRPVTFEANCAGIVDAVRMAHQDFAASEVGITSAELFDAGANCSRESFERDTPEERKHFPQAIDPRSQSLQITRGGKLVGVLNWFSVHATSMTSHNRFASSDNKGYAALHWEREVAGCDYLSGKTPELITAFAQANPGDITPNLDLKPDKGPTDNEWANTKIIGQRQFNAAFKQVDQNVRPLGGGVDIRYKWVDISTVEVRAEFTGTGKTEHTAIAALGASFAAGSQEDGGGDDLIFNEGARGGNPEAKALLDLIVPEWLRAAHGAKDVLLPAGLVPNAIQRVFTFHLVRLGGHYIFALGFEPTIVTGLRIRRLLAGKFGVDESNATVQGYSNAYGHYLVTPEEYEAQNYEGGACAFGPWSLPAVLQIAAELADSMITGAPNDPGTSERDLTGIIPASPIGNPVVDTPPPFSSFGAVLEAPDAEYRIGQRAAVKFAAAHPNNDLRRGDTYLRVERHEGADWKTIADGGDWSTMIFFECIATVTKALVTWDIPEGTEPGEYRIVYTGSGRKLGGELFDVRGESPAFRVR
- a CDS encoding VaFE repeat-containing surface-anchored protein yields the protein MAEETGESLFTPNYDAAPIPNGPQVLTNYGYLIWGGNGGQGPGNPQNNMGFGWCIDLGKPSPVDGRGHHAAWKKENAHKLDIPADRKDAAINVTYKLLESFKAGNYTKTRHYNLYLQALMATGPGENVAARVLSGEIRGTGYEGASNAEFTEMTGFVAQGATIIATEGGDVPEAAEDAYIVVVEPALGDGRVFMGAQRLITFDQRGLKFKDRIPEIGTQATLTGEGNVVKSGAVVEDVVSYSGLVPGKEYTLTGTLVDKANKDRALGSGELTFTPESESGEVTVSITVDKGVTEPVEAAVVFERLTSTEVDEKGHNSEKGKETPDDYSDDNQIAQHEDIDAESQTVHSEKTTETPSPTPSPSPTPAPTTSTTPGKKPKPKPKETPVVPDKGIPVPVDSIRRDITAIPSGAEHHDGGVEQFIDVK
- a CDS encoding class F sortase, with protein sequence MGNLHATPKNGRKTAIIIGVVAVVLVALTALFMVGFGGLDKLTSSGKNAGNYVDTSGMQNHELDVAPGDPSRVNGMTLTINGRTAEVDPIQVTDTGMLVPPQDVQRLGWYSASAVPGESGAVGSSVITGHVNYEGQGEGFAYQFTQLNEGDEVVVVHGGETHKFKVTRKPYRIPKTGQMPPEVNDFYGSNSLVMVTCGGAFVGGPLGYADNIVTIAEPVQA
- the leuD gene encoding 3-isopropylmalate dehydratase small subunit; protein product: MEKFTTHTGVGVPLKASNVDTDQIIPAVYLKRVSRTGFEDGLFARWRANDPDFVLNQEAFRDGSVLIAGPDFGTGSSREHAVWALKDYGFKAVFSARFADIFRGNAGKSGLLAGLMDQTDIELLWKQMEAEPGLKLTVNLEDRTVTAGEAVYPFDVDDYTRWRLLEGLDDIGLTLREEDKIAEFESRRSAFKPTITPVA